The proteins below are encoded in one region of Aeromonas jandaei:
- a CDS encoding LysR substrate-binding domain-containing protein produces MKVTLQQLKVFATIARYGNLGLAANELCLSKGAVSQSLQELERQLATPLFDRIHPRLQLNNEGRLLQPAAEELLTRLQDIENLFRADAEPSGQLRLGASQTIGNYLLPTLLATSKQELGLPPKVTINNTHLLCHALANFELDMALIEGENHHPDLVTEPWLQDEMLVIAHPAHPLANQVDLSLSRLGGETWVLREPQSGSREQFIRQIQPGLPNWQAGLELNTLESVMLAVEKGLGISFISRLAASDRLADGRLVALPLTRRFPRQLSLIWHKQKYHSASLRHFIHFCRAQLNDTEVISAE; encoded by the coding sequence ATGAAAGTGACCCTGCAACAGCTGAAAGTGTTCGCCACCATAGCCCGCTACGGCAATCTCGGGCTTGCCGCCAACGAGCTCTGCCTGAGCAAGGGGGCTGTCTCCCAGTCGCTGCAGGAGCTGGAGCGCCAGCTGGCAACGCCCCTGTTTGACCGCATCCATCCCAGATTGCAGCTCAACAACGAGGGGCGCCTGCTGCAACCGGCCGCCGAAGAGCTGTTGACCCGGCTGCAGGATATCGAAAACCTGTTTCGTGCCGATGCCGAGCCGAGCGGCCAGCTGCGTCTTGGCGCCAGCCAGACCATCGGCAACTACCTGCTCCCCACTCTGCTCGCCACCAGCAAGCAGGAGCTGGGGCTCCCCCCCAAGGTGACCATCAACAATACCCATCTGCTCTGCCACGCACTCGCCAACTTCGAGCTGGATATGGCGCTGATCGAGGGGGAAAACCACCATCCCGATCTCGTCACCGAACCCTGGCTGCAGGACGAAATGCTGGTGATCGCTCACCCTGCTCACCCGCTGGCCAACCAGGTGGATCTCTCCCTCTCCCGACTGGGTGGTGAGACCTGGGTACTGCGTGAACCCCAATCCGGCAGCCGCGAGCAGTTTATCCGCCAGATCCAGCCCGGCCTGCCCAACTGGCAAGCTGGCCTTGAGCTCAACACCCTGGAATCCGTGATGCTGGCGGTGGAGAAGGGGCTCGGCATCTCTTTCATCTCCCGCCTTGCCGCCTCGGATCGTCTGGCTGATGGCCGGCTGGTCGCCCTGCCCCTCACCCGCCGCTTCCCGCGCCAGCTCTCCCTTATCTGGCACAAGCAGAAGTACCACTCCGCTTCCCTGCGCCACTTTATCCACTTCTGCCGGGCTCAGCTGAACGATACCGAGGTGATT